TGTTCTCATGACATTAAGTATTACAGAAGGAAGATTGCAATTTGATGGTTAATTTCCTCCACTTTAAATACTAGTTCAAACAAATTCAAGGTTATCATCTTAAGGCAATAAAAAGACAAGTGATTGTCTATAATGAATCAGTAGTTTGAAAAGTGAACCTCACATTTCACATGGCATTTTTGCAGATACAGTATAGCAAGCTGTTCATGAAAGACACAACATTGTAAATACTTAAATGTTAAAACTAAACACATCTTTGGTAAATTTAATATAAAATATACTATATCTGGTATATCTTTCTAAGGCTATATTCGATATGCCTTTtagttagtatttagtattttgTTTAGAACAGCATCACATATGAAGAACATTGGTAGGTTATCAAAAATAGGGCTCAGGGCTTTCCAGAGGAATGAGCAAAAAACGCAGTACTTTAAATTCACATTGGTTTTAATAACCACAAGAAATAACTGCAAGATAAAACAGGAGGATATATATATCAAAAACAATGGAAGAAAACCAAACGATCCTCTCTCTACAGTAAGCTGTGCCCATTTGTGATCATCAATTAAAATGTGGGACAAAACGCAATCCTAGACCTCAGTTGACAGTAGTCAGTCAGTGACAACATTATCATTACTACCAAAGTATTTACTCATATTTCACATCGGCCTATATAACACTGCAAGAAGTTGGTTGCTTAATGTTGAATCAAGCCAAgatgtcagtctgtctgtgtccagATCACAGCAGATCAGTTGCTGTAGGCCTTTTCCTGTCACTGTCACTTAATTATAACTTACAACATGAAAGTGTTCATACAGGGTATCTCTCATGTATATTTATACGTTATCATGCAGATTGGATTATATCGAAGAAATATGATCTAACGCAATGTGAAAAGAAGCGAGACCTCTCTTGCAAGTGGATGAGGTCAGTGGGCATCCATTAATCAGCTAGCTGTTCCTAGTTAAGGAGAACACAATTGACTCTCAGACTATTCATCCCTTTAGTAATTTCTTAAACCTAGTTCTCCCTGCCGTTCACCAATGGAACTGGCTTGCTAACATATTCCTCTTCTCAATATGGCCAAGCCACTCCATCTACAGGACCTGTTTGGATGGACTTAACTGCACAgagccaccaccactcactgccTAGTATAGCACAGATTCCGTTTTTTTTCTCTCACGGATTTGCCCCATCAGATCTGTCCCCGTCATGATTGGAGGCTCCTCCCTGTCCTTCCACAGGCCTGTGACCGGATTGGTGGTTGCAGTTATTTTCAGTTCCTGCCTCTCGCAGTGTCAGACGGTTGATTGCTGTCCAGAGTCTCTCGTTCTCTTTGAGCTGATCACTGAACTGTTATCATAGAGAACAACACTTTATAACACTCATCTGTCTGCATAGCAATGGAGTTGAGCGGTTTTACAGAATAGGGACTCGACTCGGTGTTACTACACAACTTTGCTCACAGGTGCTAGACAGTCTGTAGTGAGTAACGCTTACCTGCTTCTGTAACAACTGGATGGTTGCCTCTTGACGACTGACTGTCTCTCGCAACTGCAAAAGAAAATAGCAACTGTAACAGCATAAGACTGCACCAGACAGTAGTCTGGGAACATATCGCAGCTGCTCGTGTTTgttctgtgtgtctctgtagttgtTGCGGTATGTTCACAGACTACTGTCTGGTGCAGTCTTGTGCTGTTACAATGTGTGTAAGGGCTTATCTTGCACATACCTGTGCTACCTCACTGCTTCCTCTGCAGCAAGTTGACACCTCCCCTTTCTTACAGGCTCCTGCCTCCTCAAACCCATTGACCCCGTCACAGCCCATACGAGCAGTCTAAAGAAACAACACTTGGTTAGGTTGAGGCATTGGCATGGGGATGTAGTCAAGTATGGAGGATCCAGACATGCGGTGGTCATTACCGGGAGCTCTTTCTCAGTGGCGGCAGCAGCGGCTGCAGCCTTCAGCTCCTGCAGCTCCTCGTAAGGCAGTGTAACGCTCTCAGGGAAAGAAGGAGCCACTGGGCCAGGCATGGAGCCCCTGAAATCCTCTGGCATCGGGATGAACTCTGCATCCTGGAGCTCCTGTTAgggaagatggacagagagggacacaAACAACATTCAGTGGCCATAGCCCTCTCTGTTTTGGCTTTCATTATGCTTTGTGGTTTTGATTACAAACCTTGCGCAGCCAGAAGGGACAGGAGCTGTCGCCGGTCTGGTTCGTTATAGACATCATGGAGGTCTCGATGCGTCGCTCGTCTGTGTCAGCCTCCTTAGTGCCCCCCAGGCCCCCTTCACGCAGCCCTGTCTCTGAGCCtggctcactctccagatccacAGTTGTGGTAGAGGCTTGGCCTAGCCCTTAGTGTGCACCGACAAACACCAGGACACACCACATGGTCAGTACATTACCATACTGGTATAAAACTTCGTACATGTTCTCATTGTGAATGTAATGTAACCAGGGAGGGATAATGTAACCAGAGAGACCATGGCCATCTTACTTACCACAGCCAATTGAAAGTCCACTGCTGTTTGAGCGTATAGTTTTAGAATTGAGAACCTTTTCTGAAACAGAGAACAGAATCAATCAATCTCAAATGTATTTTTCAACAAATGATTAGCTGGTGTTAGAACAGAAGTAAGTGGCTAGTGGCTAGTGGCTAACCCATGATGAGAATGGTGTGCCAGCCGCGACAGGAGAGGTCTGGCACATGGTGGAGGGAGCCGAAAATGGGTCGTGGTAAAGCAGGGCAAACCTCCGAGCCAAAGCCCTTGTCAGCGGGCATTCCCAGGCGTCCATTTCCTGCGTTTCCCCAGGCAAAGATCTGATTGTCTGAAAGGATCAGAGAGAAATAATCTATTGGTCCACAGATAATTTGCCAATATCCATCCTTCCAGCACCTGGAAACAGGAATCCTGTTCCTGAGGTGCTACCAGTATTCTCCATAATTTTGAGTCCTACTCATGTAGGTCAGAGGACTCCCTAGCTAACAGAATAAAGCAAGAAAAAAAAGCTGGATagagttacagccttattctaaaatcgataaacatattttttttcccaaatcaatctacacacaataccccaaaatgacaaagcaaaaacaggttttaaacattttttaaaatgtattaaaaataaaaaacagataccttatttacataagtatttagaccctttactatgTGGCtcgaaaattgagctcaggtgcatcctgttcccattgatcatccttgatgtttctacaacttgattggagtccacctgtggtaaatttaatgaGTTGAAAatgtacacacctgtctatacagttgacagtccatgtcagagcgaaaaccaagacatgaggtcgaaggaattgtccatagagctccgagacaagattgtgtcgaggcacagatcttgaGAAGTGtacaaatgtctgcagcattgaaggtcccaagaacacagtggcctccataattcttaaaaagtttggaacaaccaagactcttcctagagctggcagcccggcagaactgagcaatcgggggagaagagccttggtcagggaggtgacccaagaatccgatggtcactctgacagagctctagagttcctctgtggagatgggagaaccttcccgaaggacaaccatctttgcagcactaccaatgaggcctttatggtagagaggccagacggaagacactcctcagtaaaaggcacatgacagcccgcttggagtttaccaaaaggcacctaaagaactctcagactatgacaaacaagattctctggtgatGAAACCTAAATGGAactctggcaccatccctacggtgaagcatggtggtggcagcatcatgctgtttggatgtttttcagctgaaggaactgggagactagtcaggatcaagggaaagatgaatggagcaaagtacagagagatccttgatgaaaagttgctccagagtgctcagaacctcagactgggacggaggttcaccttcaaacaggacaacgaccctaagcacacatccaagacaacgcaggagtggcttcgggacatgtctttgaatgtccttgagtggcccagccagagcccggacttgaacctgatccaaaatctctggagacctgaaaatagttgtgcagcgacgctccccagcCAACCTGACAGGTTTTGAGAAGAGAAgaatgcagagaagaatgggagaaactccccaaatacaggtgtgccaaacttttAGGGTTTATGCTCTGtaccaaaggtacttcaacaatgtacagagtaaagggtctgaatacttaaataaatgggatatttttatacatttgctaaaatgtctttgtcattatggggtattgtgtgtagattgatgaggggaaaagcTGTTTgatccatttttgaataaggctgtaaagtaacaaaatgtggaaaaagtcaatgcaCTGTAAACACTGAACAGTATATGACAACAACATGCTGCAACAGAGAATGTTCAAGTTTAGTTGTGTTTCTGACCCTTCGTGGCTGCGATGGTGAAGCCATCTCCACAAGACACTTTGCTGACCACCTTCCCCCCGAAAGACCCCAACAGCAGCTGGACACCCTGGTGCTTCTTGAAGTCCTTTACACCCAGCTGACCGTACTTGTTGCACCCAAAGGTCATCAGCCGCCCACGTTCTGCAATATCAGAGTTCAATCAGAACCATGTTTTGATATAAAAATCAATATCcttcccacctagctatcttaaggtgaatgcactaactgtaagtcactctggataagagcgtctgctaaatgactaaaatgtttaaaaaaatatatatataataattgtgGGCTCAaggaaagagacaggagagagtctGGTCGCTGTACCGTCAATGGCAGCAGTGTGAGTCTTCCCAGCTGAAATGATTTGGATCTTATACCTGGCCAGCTGCTTGACCAGAGTGAGTGTGGTGGTGTATGGAATCCCCTGGTAGGCCTGACATTGGAAAAGGAGGAAAACTTAAATTCTCCACCATTACTGGTGTTATTCCTTATTTTAAAGGAATGAGAAGAGCCTGTGAGTGGATCTTGGTATGAGGAATGTGGTGCTGTACCTCTCCAGGAAGGTTTTTGAGGCCAGAGACTCCCAGGTTCAGACCCAGCTTGTTCAGATCGTTGTTCCCACAGGCCAGGACTTTGCCAGACTCTGTCAGGAAAAAGGTTCCGTCAAGGCCACAGGACACGGATGAGATAATGGCTCCTTTGGGGATCTCCACCTGTGAACGCCAGACGATACACAACATTATGCTTCCTACTGATTTAAACAGTGGACTCAAACACATTTCCATTCATTTGTCTCGACAATAAAATTGAGACGCCACTGCCCCTTTCTCCATAAGCATATTTACATGATATGTGTTCAAGCTCTCTGCTGAAAAAGAAAGGGCATGATCTTACTTGCATGGGTGAGTTAAAGTCATCCTCACAGTCCAGGCCAAGACGCCCTGAGGAAAATAACTTAAATGAATTATGTTCCGCATCATCTTAGCGCCATCTACTGGCCAAGATAAGGGGGGACAACGGAAAGGATATGGAGCTTGAACGAGGCATTGTGGTAGACATGAAGTACTACCTTGTTGCTCAGTATCAATGCTCTGGTACATACCATGCTCTCCACAGCCCCAGGAGTAGAGATCTCCACTGTGAGTCAGCACAACCACATGGTTGTCCCCACAGGACACCtgcctgacaggtcgctcctcaAAGAAATCCAACAGCACGGGCTCTAGCACCTCCATGCCCTGCTCGTTCTCCACTCCGATACAGCCGTAGTAGTCAGAACCAAACATGTACATCTGGTCCTCATCTGAAACCAAACACATCAACAGCATGTCGTCAAACAAGACCAAATTGTATTGTATGACACAGGGTTGCAAATTGCTGTCTGAATTGTTTATCTCTGttgttaaaaaacaacaacagagccCTCCCATTGTAAACATCCTATTCTACTGGCACATAAGTAGtgctccacacagacacacaactcaCCAGTGACACAGGCGGTGAAATCTGCTCCACACGCGACCTGACGGATGGCCTTTCCCTGGAGCCTCTCCACCTTGCGTGGCTGCCGGTACGAGGCCTGGTCTCCATGGCCCAGCTGGCCCACCATCTTGGCCCCGCCTTGGACACTCTAAAATGGAAGCAGGACATCAAAGAGCACATGTTTAATCAACAAAAACAACTTTCAAGTTCTTGTCATGTATTTTCTGCCTTGGACTTAAAGGAACAGCATGGTACTCACAGCCCAAGTGTACAGCTCTTTCTCCACGGTAACCACAGCAAAGTGGGTCTCCCCTGCACAAACATGCTGGGCACCGCTGCCTCCTTTAAAGGCATCCAGTTTCTGGGGTGTGAACTTTCCCCCTCCCCAGAAATACACCTCCCTAGAGCGTGTTGTCACTACAGCAACAGGGCTCTCAGTCACAGTGCTCAACCTATAGACAAGTCACAAAATATCTTAATTCAACAAAATCATCTTACAAATACCACATTTACATGATTAGGTGAGAATGTGTTCAACATACTTTGGTTTTTTCATTGCTGAGTTCAGCAAGGCAACTCTGTCCTCAAGCTCCCTGAAACAAAAAGAGGTTGTTAACACAATGAAAACAGCAGTTTTGATGACGTCTCTACACCTATTTGAACAATCACACAATCTCCTCAATCTTTCAGACATCCCACCacattctctctcccattcaCCAGACTCACTGCTTGCGGCAGGAGATGATTGGCTGGTCCAGAATCTCCTCAGCAGTGGGTCTCTTTTCTGGATCCTGCAAATCAATGTATCTTACATTACATTACCATCCATCACACATATTTCTCCATGTAGAAAATGTGTGGTAATATCGTACATCAACTGATTCCCTACATACAATGTATACTTAGGGTGATGCTACATTCTATCGCACTGACGATGACAGCCATGAAAGACTGAAATGACAGTATACCGTACACATTGCTGAAGGGTTCCTCACCTGATCTAAGCATTCGTACACCAGCTTGATCAGCGCCGAGGAATACACATCAGAGTTGACCTCCATGGTCCAGTTTCCCTGCACTATCTTCACACACAGGTTCAGCGGATTCTACATGGACACAAGCAGCAACCGTCAACCCGGAAATGCATTAAAGTGACATCAACAGAGCATTATCAGCCAATGCCGTGTATTTAACATTAGAACAAATGATAATAGCAGGCAAATGTGTATCAATTAGACAATGGTGGTAAAAGATAAGCAGGGCACATACCGTAGCATCAAATGTTCTGGTCAGAGTTAAGACTTCAAAAATGACACAGCCCATAGCCCAGATGTCTGATTTGAAGTTGTACTTCACACCTTGACACAGTTCAGGAGACATGTAGTATGGGGTTCCTACACACTAGATTTATACAGGAAAATGCACAAAAAAAGTAACTTAGAAGATATCTATACCTTACACAAAACTAAATGTGAATATGCACAAAACACTTTGCAAATAAAAATAGCTTGAGTGAGTCCTAATCAAAGAATTGCAAAACTATGGGCATGACAAATATGCACAGTAAAACATTCAATTGTTCTGACAAAATATTTCATATTCCCATGGATTCTAAAAGGGTATCGCAATGAAAGCTATTTATATTCAAAGCAGCAGACATGCGCAGCCTCATAATATACTCTATGACATATGCACTCTGCTCAAGGTCACAACAGACAATTAGCTGCACACTCGCTGCTGCCTTCTCTGCCGACTGCCTCCATCATACAGAAGTCATGTCCCTGTGGCAGAGTGAACATCAATTGATGATGCTGACTACAGATACAGCAGTCTTAGGTACACTCAGGGAGAGACATGTAGACCATGCCCACAAAGGGACAGAACAACCACACTGCTCTCAAGTCTTCATTTGGTTGAGTGCTCAGTCTGCCCACCAAATCTGTTAACTGAATGTGATCAGCATACACTCCGTAATAGCTCTGTAATAAGCTCTGTAGTAACTATAATGGCTGCGAGTTCTGAGATCTGCTTGGTCAACGTAAAACAGACCAGCGCAGCTTTCCAGGTTAATACTTCAATGTAACTTACAGTCTCAGCCATGGCAAACTGTGAGTCAAGCTTCTTAGCCAGCCCGTAATCACCCAACTTAATAAGGTTGGTTTTAGTTAGGAAGATATTCAGCGTCTTGATATCCCTTCAAGAGAAGAATAAAGTAGGTCAAAAAATAAAATAGTGACCAGATCAAACAATGGGGACTGTTGTATTAATAACCAACACAGCTTACATACAATACTCATAATCAAAGCATATTGTAGCACAATAAAGGAGTAAAGCCCGGACCCAACCCTGGTATTTACCGGTGCAGGATACCAGCCTTATGAATGTGAGCCACTGCAGAGGCAACTTGGTACAGGTACCATATGACAACCTGGGAGTATTTAAGATGTTTAAGATATTAGAAAACTGGTGAGGAAAAGATTAAGTTGAATGTTCACCATTGTTCCTAACTAGGGCAAAGTCAGAGCCATTATGTGTCATTATGTGTCAATACACTCTTACAACATGTTGGGTTTAATTTTCATACCTCCTCAGTGAAGAGTTTCCCCTTCTGTTGGTTGATTTTATCATAAAGATTTCCTCCTGAAATTGAAAAGACAGTTGTTTTTTTCTATTGTTACTGTAAATGCCAGACAATTGGGGCAATCATATTTCAGTTGAGCCAATATCAATATCATATCACACA
This sequence is a window from Oncorhynchus gorbuscha isolate QuinsamMale2020 ecotype Even-year linkage group LG17, OgorEven_v1.0, whole genome shotgun sequence. Protein-coding genes within it:
- the LOC124001752 gene encoding serine/threonine-protein kinase Nek9 produces the protein MSLEDYERHYASIYSDSGSESVASGRSTSVYSGEEEKLHYIPIRILGRGAFGEATLYRRTEDNSLVVWKEVDLNCLSDKERKDVTNEISILSILQHNNIIAYFNHFMDKDTLLIELEYCNGGNLYDKINQQKGKLFTEEVVIWYLYQVASAVAHIHKAGILHRDIKTLNIFLTKTNLIKLGDYGLAKKLDSQFAMAETCVGTPYYMSPELCQGVKYNFKSDIWAMGCVIFEVLTLTRTFDATNPLNLCVKIVQGNWTMEVNSDVYSSALIKLVYECLDQDPEKRPTAEEILDQPIISCRKQELEDRVALLNSAMKKPKLSTVTESPVAVVTTRSREVYFWGGGKFTPQKLDAFKGGSGAQHVCAGETHFAVVTVEKELYTWASVQGGAKMVGQLGHGDQASYRQPRKVERLQGKAIRQVACGADFTACVTDEDQMYMFGSDYYGCIGVENEQGMEVLEPVLLDFFEERPVRQVSCGDNHVVVLTHSGDLYSWGCGEHGRLGLDCEDDFNSPMQVEIPKGAIISSVSCGLDGTFFLTESGKVLACGNNDLNKLGLNLGVSGLKNLPGEAYQGIPYTTTLTLVKQLARYKIQIISAGKTHTAAIDERGRLMTFGCNKYGQLGVKDFKKHQGVQLLLGSFGGKVVSKVSCGDGFTIAATKDNQIFAWGNAGNGRLGMPADKGFGSEVCPALPRPIFGSLHHVPDLSCRGWHTILIMEKVLNSKTIRSNSSGLSIGCGLGQASTTTVDLESEPGSETGLREGGLGGTKEADTDERRIETSMMSITNQTGDSSCPFWLRKELQDAEFIPMPEDFRGSMPGPVAPSFPESVTLPYEELQELKAAAAAAATEKELPTARMGCDGVNGFEEAGACKKGEVSTCCRGSSEVAQLRETVSRQEATIQLLQKQFSDQLKENERLWTAINRLTLREAGTENNCNHQSGHRPVEGQGGASNHDGDRSDGANP